The uncultured Desulfobulbus sp. genome window below encodes:
- a CDS encoding diguanylate cyclase, which produces MSIRRKVFVIILLIFTLLGGANFLIQRLIIFPSFLELESREASENLQRIRYAIEREIIHLDRLCRDWAIWDESYDFIQTRSQAYIESNLGDSTLESDHLNLLLFCRLDGSIVWGSSLQNDQRLPFPFFKAQKLSLDHPLFHFLQEGSQQSSSGIIDSPFGPLLFSTQTILRSGSSGPGIGYLIMARLLDEPAVKTLKEQTRIPFQIRYPIAETTQLCGSIDHGFQLKTQQLSFIELNNGKYIQSCFGYPDISGKPIFGIEYLFPREITRKGIASMGYAAALVIALGICIIFLLNLTLQKVITQPLKMLTDYAQAIEQEKDFSRRINMHRTDEIGRLAQSIDTMVETIGEQTNELQLANEQLILLTVQDGLTSIANRRMFDSYLNKEWRRAQREQTPLSLVLLDVDFFKRYNDTYGHQQGDRCLIAIAETMQKHIRRPADLAARYGGEEFALILPITENQGAYKLAEGLRQGVQALQIEHRASEVSAYVSISLGVSTIIPQAKEEKFSLHGLIEQADQHLYQAKQRGRNCVCTET; this is translated from the coding sequence ATGTCTATTCGACGCAAAGTCTTCGTTATTATCCTGTTGATATTTACGCTTTTGGGTGGTGCAAACTTTCTCATTCAGCGACTGATTATCTTCCCAAGTTTTCTCGAGCTGGAATCCCGGGAGGCCAGCGAGAACCTGCAACGAATCCGTTATGCCATCGAACGAGAGATCATCCACCTCGATCGCCTCTGCCGAGACTGGGCCATCTGGGATGAATCCTATGATTTTATACAGACCCGTTCCCAGGCCTATATCGAGAGTAATCTCGGTGACTCTACTCTGGAATCCGACCACCTCAACCTGCTGCTCTTTTGTCGACTGGATGGAAGTATTGTCTGGGGTTCCAGCCTCCAAAACGACCAACGGCTCCCCTTTCCCTTTTTCAAGGCACAAAAACTGAGCCTGGATCATCCGCTATTCCATTTTCTGCAAGAGGGCAGTCAACAAAGTAGTTCCGGAATAATCGATTCCCCTTTTGGCCCCCTGCTCTTCTCGACTCAGACAATACTTCGCTCAGGCAGCAGTGGACCGGGCATAGGTTATCTTATCATGGCCCGACTGCTTGATGAACCGGCAGTGAAGACACTCAAGGAACAAACCCGCATTCCTTTTCAGATACGCTATCCGATAGCAGAGACCACACAGCTTTGCGGCTCTATTGATCATGGTTTTCAGCTCAAGACGCAGCAGCTCAGTTTTATTGAACTCAACAATGGCAAATACATTCAATCCTGTTTTGGCTACCCCGATATTTCCGGTAAACCAATCTTCGGGATTGAATATCTTTTTCCCCGGGAAATTACCCGCAAGGGCATTGCCAGCATGGGCTATGCGGCAGCCCTGGTGATTGCTTTGGGCATTTGCATCATCTTTCTTTTAAACCTGACTCTGCAAAAGGTGATCACGCAACCGCTCAAAATGCTGACCGACTATGCCCAGGCAATCGAGCAGGAAAAGGATTTTTCCCGTCGTATTAACATGCACCGCACCGATGAGATCGGTCGCCTGGCCCAGAGTATTGACACCATGGTAGAAACAATTGGTGAACAAACCAATGAGTTGCAACTGGCCAACGAGCAGTTGATACTCCTCACGGTTCAGGATGGTCTGACTTCCATTGCCAACCGGCGCATGTTTGATAGCTACCTCAACAAAGAATGGCGTCGAGCTCAGCGAGAGCAGACCCCGCTCTCGCTGGTTCTCCTGGATGTAGATTTTTTCAAACGTTACAACGATACCTACGGTCATCAGCAGGGAGATCGATGCCTGATCGCCATTGCCGAAACCATGCAAAAACATATCCGCCGCCCTGCCGATCTGGCCGCCCGATACGGTGGAGAAGAATTTGCTCTTATTTTGCCCATTACTGAAAATCAGGGTGCTTACAAGCTTGCAGAAGGCTTGCGTCAGGGGGTCCAGGCTTTACAGATCGAACACCGTGCCTCCGAAGTGTCGGCCTATGTGTCCATCAGTCTTGGAGTGAGCACAATCATTCCCCAGGCAAAGGAAGAAAAATTCAGCC
- a CDS encoding 4Fe-4S dicluster domain-containing protein, which translates to MQYGMIIDVDKCVGCHACVIACKAEWEVPAQYDRNWVFRLGPSLTSSGMAATYYPGLCNHCENPPCVPVCPADPVEMTFKDAKTGKTVTMEVGATWKDPFNGTVQVDHERCIGCGACRDACPYNARYVNEDLADDNSLGKVDKCTYCMPRVAEGLEPACVQTCLARARIFGDLDDPNSEVAQYVKKGAVGLTSKAVQIGPNGRYFGSKKGDMELLMQAAPQKMPEVALRRSVLTKMSLAAKKQVKELGMLGLAGGLLVKSLQKDDK; encoded by the coding sequence ATGCAATATGGCATGATCATCGATGTCGACAAGTGCGTGGGCTGCCACGCCTGCGTCATCGCCTGTAAAGCCGAGTGGGAGGTCCCTGCTCAGTACGACAGAAACTGGGTGTTCCGCCTCGGCCCCAGCCTTACCTCTTCGGGTATGGCGGCCACCTATTACCCCGGGCTCTGTAACCACTGCGAGAACCCGCCCTGTGTTCCCGTCTGCCCGGCCGACCCGGTCGAGATGACCTTTAAAGACGCCAAGACCGGCAAAACCGTGACCATGGAAGTGGGCGCAACCTGGAAAGATCCCTTCAACGGGACCGTTCAGGTGGATCACGAGCGCTGCATCGGTTGTGGTGCCTGCCGTGACGCCTGCCCCTATAACGCACGTTACGTCAACGAAGACCTGGCCGACGACAACAGCCTGGGTAAAGTTGACAAATGCACCTACTGCATGCCGCGCGTTGCCGAAGGATTGGAGCCCGCCTGTGTGCAGACCTGTCTTGCCCGGGCCCGTATCTTTGGCGATCTGGACGATCCCAACTCGGAAGTTGCCCAGTACGTCAAAAAAGGTGCGGTTGGCCTCACCTCCAAGGCGGTTCAGATCGGGCCCAATGGGCGCTATTTCGGCAGCAAAAAAGGCGATATGGAGTTGCTGATGCAGGCAGCCCCGCAGAAAATGCCCGAGGTGGCCCTGCGCCGCTCCGTGCTGACCAAGATGTCGCTTGCAGCCAAAAAGCAGGTCAAAGAGCTTGGCATGCTTGGCCTTGCCGGCGGCCTGCTGGTGAAATCGCTGCAGAAAGACGACAAATAA
- a CDS encoding molybdopterin-dependent oxidoreductase: MAMNLTRRNFLKAASIAAASVPLSKVAAKAESGVVKAPLVAQGSFKDTQTAVGGVCEMCFWRCQLVGKIRDGRLMKLEGNPKSIDNGVSICARGNAGVKLLYDPDRLKYPLKNVGKRGAPKWQRISWEEALDTCASKLKAVQDKYGSKGIAMFPHGSTASYPMHFFEHTVGTPNVSEASFFQCRGIRDTAYLATIGLPPGENVDMPNTKVMLLIGDHFGENIHVSHMKRYLKGLENGAKLVVVDPRYSASAAKSDIWVQIKPGTDTAFLLAIMNYLIQNEKYNADFVDEYGEGFDEMAEGIKEWTLEKAAKVCDIPAAQIKEVAELLAANMPNVAVHPGRHVSWYGNDFQRQRALACLTGILGAFGVKGGFVPPKGPKGLAKIKWPSGDHETEAIHVEEEIYPFSPPGTPTDLIRNAAIEGEPYPIKGCVVWGQNPIQTIPNQAKTIAMLEQMDFVMCVDVMPTDITMYADILLPDTSYLERYDYIKTGTQWNFADEQQQYIAPRMPLVAPGFERKESIYITNEIAKRMGYGDKIPVATQEEMINKRLAPLGLSIDSIRAEDGIHLQPGKDPYGEMDIEVMFYNEDLEDAEFPPIPTYIPVAEPPAGFMRLLYGRSPVHTFNRTMNNAWLLAECDSNPVWVNDKLAAKLGLKEGDTVSFVNQDGVKSRTNTTVKVTPGIRQDCVYMYHGFGTMNKEMTLGHDKGVDDTSLITKLAVDPETGAHGMRNNFVKLIKVS, translated from the coding sequence ATGGCAATGAACCTTACCAGGCGGAATTTCCTCAAAGCCGCCTCTATTGCCGCTGCGTCCGTGCCGCTGTCCAAAGTGGCGGCAAAAGCAGAATCAGGAGTTGTTAAGGCACCCCTGGTTGCACAGGGGAGTTTCAAAGACACCCAGACAGCAGTCGGCGGTGTCTGTGAGATGTGTTTCTGGCGTTGTCAGTTGGTCGGAAAAATCCGCGATGGCCGCCTGATGAAGCTGGAGGGCAACCCTAAATCCATCGACAATGGTGTCTCTATCTGTGCCCGAGGTAACGCCGGTGTCAAGCTGCTTTACGATCCGGACCGTCTCAAATACCCGTTGAAAAATGTGGGCAAACGCGGTGCGCCCAAATGGCAGCGTATCTCCTGGGAAGAAGCTTTGGACACCTGTGCCTCCAAGCTCAAAGCCGTTCAGGACAAATACGGTTCCAAGGGTATTGCCATGTTTCCCCATGGCTCCACCGCCAGCTACCCGATGCACTTCTTCGAGCACACCGTGGGCACCCCAAACGTGTCCGAGGCCTCGTTTTTCCAGTGTCGTGGTATCCGCGATACCGCCTACTTGGCGACCATTGGTCTCCCTCCAGGAGAGAACGTGGACATGCCCAATACCAAGGTCATGCTCCTGATCGGTGATCATTTTGGCGAGAACATTCATGTCTCCCACATGAAACGCTATCTCAAGGGACTGGAGAACGGTGCCAAGCTGGTCGTCGTTGATCCCCGCTACTCCGCCTCGGCTGCCAAATCGGACATCTGGGTACAGATTAAACCCGGCACCGACACCGCCTTCTTGCTTGCGATCATGAACTACCTGATCCAAAACGAGAAGTACAACGCCGACTTTGTCGACGAGTACGGTGAAGGCTTTGACGAGATGGCTGAAGGCATCAAGGAATGGACCCTGGAGAAAGCCGCCAAGGTCTGTGATATTCCTGCCGCCCAGATTAAAGAGGTTGCCGAGCTGCTTGCGGCTAACATGCCCAATGTTGCCGTCCACCCTGGCCGTCACGTCTCCTGGTACGGAAACGACTTCCAGCGCCAGCGTGCCCTTGCCTGCCTCACCGGTATTCTTGGTGCCTTTGGCGTCAAAGGTGGCTTTGTCCCGCCCAAAGGCCCCAAAGGGTTGGCCAAGATTAAATGGCCCAGTGGTGATCACGAAACAGAAGCCATTCACGTGGAAGAAGAGATCTACCCCTTCTCTCCTCCCGGTACCCCGACCGACCTGATCCGCAATGCCGCCATCGAAGGTGAGCCCTATCCGATCAAGGGCTGTGTCGTCTGGGGCCAGAACCCCATTCAAACCATCCCCAACCAGGCGAAAACCATCGCCATGCTGGAGCAGATGGACTTTGTCATGTGTGTTGATGTCATGCCCACCGACATCACCATGTACGCCGACATCCTCCTGCCGGACACCAGCTATCTGGAGCGGTACGACTACATCAAAACCGGCACCCAGTGGAACTTCGCTGATGAACAGCAGCAGTACATCGCTCCGCGTATGCCGCTGGTCGCCCCAGGTTTTGAGCGCAAAGAGTCGATCTACATCACCAACGAGATCGCCAAGCGCATGGGCTACGGTGACAAGATTCCGGTTGCAACCCAGGAAGAAATGATCAACAAACGGCTGGCCCCGCTTGGGCTGTCCATTGACTCCATCAGAGCTGAAGACGGCATTCATCTCCAGCCGGGTAAAGATCCGTACGGAGAAATGGATATCGAGGTTATGTTCTACAACGAAGATCTCGAAGATGCCGAATTCCCGCCGATTCCGACCTATATCCCTGTCGCGGAGCCCCCTGCGGGTTTCATGCGCCTGCTCTATGGTCGCTCACCGGTACACACCTTCAACCGGACCATGAACAATGCCTGGCTCTTGGCTGAGTGTGACTCCAATCCGGTCTGGGTCAATGACAAGCTCGCTGCGAAGCTGGGACTCAAAGAGGGCGACACCGTCTCCTTTGTCAACCAGGACGGTGTGAAATCCCGCACCAACACCACGGTCAAGGTGACCCCGGGTATCCGTCAGGATTGTGTCTACATGTACCACGGCTTTGGTACCATGAACAAAGAGATGACCCTGGGCCATGACAAAGGCGTTGACGACACCAGCCTGATCACCAAGCTGGCAGTTGATCCGGAGACTGGCGCCCACGGCATGCGCAACAACTTCGTCAAACTTATCAAAGTCAGCTGA
- a CDS encoding molecular chaperone TorD family protein: protein MFTPPSCRTASILTIDEQTAMPPHTPHRDQEDAFATEAATLSSLYSFLSLTMRYPEPVFCDTSLFDALESLLASLDWPEDLASFQSWRAQSPNPVDELRTEYTRLFITAARQKTLPLYASVHADGDGTLQGKTTERTRDFYREHGYDIANDTEPADHISFELDFLAALAGEAKLDDEDMFLRTLFRPWFERFLEKWNKEARHPYYAVSIRLIDFFTKEEQ from the coding sequence ATGTTCACTCCCCCTTCGTGTCGTACAGCCAGCATTCTTACCATTGATGAGCAGACAGCCATGCCCCCCCATACGCCCCATCGAGATCAGGAAGACGCTTTTGCGACGGAAGCGGCAACATTAAGCTCATTGTACTCTTTCCTGTCGCTGACCATGCGCTATCCCGAGCCTGTTTTCTGTGATACATCGCTCTTTGATGCGCTCGAATCCCTGCTTGCTTCCCTTGACTGGCCTGAAGACCTTGCCTCCTTTCAATCCTGGCGTGCTCAAAGCCCAAATCCGGTTGATGAACTCCGCACTGAATACACTCGCCTGTTTATCACAGCTGCCAGGCAAAAAACGCTGCCACTCTACGCCTCTGTCCATGCAGACGGTGACGGGACTCTGCAGGGAAAGACCACGGAACGCACTCGGGATTTTTACCGCGAGCACGGCTATGACATAGCCAACGACACCGAGCCCGCCGACCACATCAGTTTTGAACTCGATTTTTTGGCTGCACTGGCCGGTGAAGCCAAACTTGACGACGAAGATATGTTTCTTCGCACGCTCTTTCGGCCATGGTTTGAACGATTTTTGGAAAAATGGAATAAAGAAGCTCGACACCCCTATTACGCGGTGTCGATACGGTTAATTGATTTTTTCACCAAGGAGGAACAGTAA
- a CDS encoding thioesterase family protein: MELQIPVEVQGKQELVVTLDDTAAIYGSGLVEVYATPAMVALMEKTCLQSVLPYLPEGHGTVGIKINVSHSKATPVGMHVSCVSKLIEVDRRRLVFEVVASDEKGEIGRGVHERFVIDTAKFMEKL; the protein is encoded by the coding sequence ATGGAGTTACAGATCCCTGTTGAGGTGCAAGGAAAGCAGGAGTTGGTAGTCACCCTCGATGATACTGCCGCAATATATGGGAGTGGTTTGGTTGAGGTCTATGCAACTCCGGCTATGGTTGCTCTGATGGAAAAAACCTGTTTGCAATCCGTCCTGCCCTACCTGCCCGAGGGACACGGTACCGTTGGCATTAAAATCAACGTAAGTCATTCCAAGGCCACCCCGGTTGGGATGCACGTGAGCTGTGTGTCTAAACTGATAGAGGTCGATCGTCGAAGACTGGTCTTTGAGGTGGTTGCCTCTGATGAGAAGGGCGAGATTGGTCGAGGGGTGCATGAGCGGTTCGTTATTGATACCGCCAAGTTCATGGAAAAACTGTAG
- the ileS gene encoding isoleucine--tRNA ligase gives MKANLTQREPMVLKQWEKEKLYQKIQQAAADRPQFILHDGPPYANGNIHLGTAFNKVLKDIILRSKRLAGFNAPYIPGWDCHGLPIEHNVDLELGAKKQTISILGKRGACRKYAEKWIKTQREQFKRLGVIGDWDAPYLTMNFPYEAAIAREFNKFLLSGAVIRSKKPVYWCATCGTALAEAEVDYADHTSPSIYVKFPVVEDLGSVVPELAGKEVKVLIWTTTPWTLPANLAVAFHPDFEYAAVAVAGEIWILAKELVESCMQLFEIADYSILATFSASGLEGMHCRHPFMERDSLMVLADYVTAESGTGCVHTAPGHGADDYQTGLRYGLEILSPVDDEGKYIKEAGRYEGEQVPAVNKKIIADMAAEGTLVKELAINHSYPHCWRCKEPVMYRATAQWFIAMEKLELRNKALAAIQEVSWTPAWGQQRIYGMVEARPDWCLSRQRSWGVPVTVFTCKDCGDILKNETVCENINTLFAKEGADAWFKYEVSDFIPEEVSCSCGSKNFQKESDILDVWFDSGTSHAAVLEERDELYSPADLYLEGSDQHRGWFQSSLLTSVGTRGRAPYKGVLTHGYVVDGQGKKMSKSVGNVVAPQEVIDKYGAEVLRLWVSSENYQDDVKVSDEILKHVSDAYRKMRNTLRFLLSNLYDFNPETDCVGPEALQEIDRWALSKFAQVSRRVTLAYERYEFHAIYHALHNFCGTTVSSIYMDVLKDRLYCSLPAGPERRAAQTVIYRILDGLLRLMSPILCFTTAEAWEHLHGLSQNAPLEQSIFFASFASVDDVAKDDAFDEQWNKLLSLRSGITRVLEAARRDKVIGLGLDAEVVLRLSDEWKTFLDGRLGQLQELCIVSSLRLDAGEGAGLSFLADETIPGVEIAVSPAPGNKCERCWTISTTVGEDAEHPAICARCAAVVRQLTA, from the coding sequence ATGAAAGCGAATCTGACCCAGCGTGAGCCTATGGTGCTCAAGCAGTGGGAAAAAGAGAAGCTGTATCAGAAAATTCAGCAGGCGGCAGCCGACCGTCCCCAGTTTATCCTCCATGACGGCCCTCCCTACGCCAACGGCAACATCCACCTGGGGACAGCCTTTAACAAGGTCCTCAAGGATATTATCCTCCGTTCCAAGCGGTTGGCCGGGTTTAATGCACCCTACATTCCGGGCTGGGACTGCCATGGCCTGCCCATTGAGCATAATGTCGATCTGGAGCTTGGTGCCAAAAAACAGACCATTTCCATTTTAGGTAAGCGGGGTGCCTGTCGAAAGTACGCTGAAAAATGGATCAAAACCCAGCGCGAGCAGTTTAAGCGGCTGGGGGTTATCGGTGACTGGGACGCGCCTTATCTGACCATGAATTTTCCCTATGAGGCCGCCATTGCCCGGGAGTTCAATAAATTTCTGCTTTCTGGCGCGGTGATCCGCTCCAAAAAGCCGGTCTACTGGTGTGCGACCTGTGGCACTGCCCTGGCTGAGGCCGAGGTCGATTACGCCGATCACACCTCCCCCTCCATCTACGTCAAGTTCCCCGTGGTCGAGGACTTGGGTTCTGTCGTTCCTGAGCTGGCCGGAAAAGAGGTGAAGGTGCTCATCTGGACCACTACGCCCTGGACGCTGCCGGCCAACCTGGCGGTGGCCTTTCATCCCGACTTTGAGTACGCCGCCGTCGCTGTAGCCGGAGAAATCTGGATTCTCGCTAAAGAACTGGTGGAGAGCTGCATGCAGCTCTTTGAGATTGCCGACTACTCCATTCTGGCCACCTTTTCAGCAAGCGGTCTTGAGGGTATGCACTGTCGCCATCCCTTCATGGAACGCGACTCACTCATGGTGCTCGCTGATTATGTGACCGCGGAATCTGGTACTGGCTGTGTCCACACAGCGCCGGGCCACGGTGCCGATGACTATCAGACCGGTCTTCGCTACGGGCTTGAGATCCTCTCTCCGGTGGATGACGAAGGAAAATACATCAAAGAGGCTGGTCGCTACGAAGGGGAACAGGTCCCGGCGGTCAACAAAAAGATCATTGCCGACATGGCAGCCGAAGGCACCCTGGTAAAAGAACTGGCCATCAACCACAGCTATCCCCACTGCTGGCGTTGTAAAGAACCGGTGATGTACCGGGCGACTGCCCAGTGGTTCATCGCCATGGAAAAACTGGAGTTGCGGAACAAAGCCTTGGCCGCTATCCAGGAAGTGAGCTGGACGCCTGCCTGGGGTCAGCAACGCATCTACGGTATGGTCGAGGCCCGGCCCGACTGGTGTCTCTCCCGTCAGCGTTCCTGGGGTGTGCCGGTGACCGTCTTTACCTGTAAAGACTGCGGCGATATTCTTAAAAATGAGACCGTCTGCGAGAACATCAATACCCTCTTTGCCAAGGAAGGTGCAGACGCCTGGTTTAAGTACGAAGTCAGTGACTTTATCCCTGAAGAGGTGAGCTGCAGCTGTGGCAGTAAAAATTTCCAGAAAGAATCCGACATCCTTGATGTCTGGTTTGACTCCGGTACCAGTCATGCAGCTGTCCTTGAGGAGCGCGACGAGCTCTATTCGCCGGCCGATCTCTACCTGGAAGGCTCGGATCAGCACCGCGGCTGGTTTCAGTCCTCTCTGCTGACTTCGGTGGGGACCCGGGGGCGGGCACCGTATAAAGGTGTGCTTACCCATGGCTACGTGGTCGACGGTCAGGGTAAAAAGATGTCCAAGTCCGTGGGGAATGTGGTCGCGCCCCAGGAGGTAATCGACAAATACGGCGCCGAGGTCCTGCGTCTCTGGGTTTCCAGTGAGAATTACCAGGATGATGTCAAGGTCTCCGACGAGATCCTCAAGCATGTCTCCGATGCCTACCGCAAGATGCGCAATACCCTGCGCTTCCTGCTCTCCAACCTCTATGATTTTAACCCGGAAACCGACTGTGTTGGGCCGGAGGCACTGCAGGAAATCGACCGCTGGGCATTAAGCAAATTTGCCCAGGTGAGCCGTCGGGTAACGCTTGCCTACGAGCGCTATGAGTTCCATGCGATCTATCATGCGCTGCATAACTTCTGTGGAACGACCGTCTCATCTATTTATATGGATGTGCTCAAAGATCGGCTCTACTGCTCTCTGCCTGCAGGCCCAGAACGGCGGGCGGCGCAGACCGTCATTTACCGAATCCTCGACGGGTTGTTGCGGCTGATGTCTCCCATTCTCTGCTTTACTACAGCGGAGGCCTGGGAACATTTACATGGGCTCTCGCAGAATGCACCGCTTGAGCAGTCAATCTTTTTCGCGAGCTTTGCCAGTGTGGATGATGTGGCAAAAGATGATGCCTTTGACGAGCAGTGGAACAAACTGCTCAGCCTGCGTAGCGGTATTACCCGTGTGCTGGAAGCTGCCCGTCGGGACAAAGTGATCGGCCTCGGGCTCGATGCCGAAGTGGTCTTGAGGCTCAGTGACGAGTGGAAGACTTTTCTTGATGGTCGGTTGGGGCAGTTGCAGGAACTCTGCATTGTTTCCTCTCTGCGGCTAGACGCTGGTGAGGGGGCAGGCCTGAGCTTTCTTGCCGATGAAACCATCCCCGGCGTTGAGATCGCGGTTAGCCCCGCTCCCGGGAACAAGTGCGAGCGTTGCTGGACTATTTCCACCACTGTAGGCGAAGATGCGGAACATCCGGCCATCTGCGCCCGCTGCGCCGCTGTCGTGCGCCAACTGACCGCTTAA
- the lspA gene encoding signal peptidase II — protein sequence MLSFFSVILLVVCLDQASKFWIMHHFVLHESQVVIPGFFNLTYLTNNGAAFSILAGQPALWRQVFFLCMAGVALVFIWIAQRSYGRRSLAYTMALSLIAGGAIGNMIDRIRFGFVIDFLDVLIGSHHWPAFNIADSAITVGVCLFIVYNLLFDREASEQS from the coding sequence ATGCTGAGCTTCTTTTCTGTTATTCTTCTGGTTGTCTGTCTCGATCAGGCCAGTAAATTCTGGATTATGCATCACTTTGTGCTCCATGAGAGCCAGGTGGTCATCCCCGGTTTTTTTAACCTGACCTATCTGACCAACAATGGTGCCGCATTCAGTATTCTGGCCGGTCAACCGGCACTGTGGCGCCAGGTCTTCTTTCTCTGTATGGCTGGCGTAGCCCTGGTGTTTATCTGGATTGCCCAGCGCAGCTATGGGCGACGCAGTCTCGCCTATACCATGGCTCTGTCCCTGATCGCGGGAGGAGCTATCGGCAATATGATCGATCGCATCCGTTTTGGCTTTGTGATCGATTTTCTTGATGTCCTTATCGGTTCCCACCATTGGCCGGCCTTTAATATCGCCGATTCCGCGATCACCGTCGGCGTGTGTCTTTTCATTGTATATAATCTTCTGTTTGATCGCGAAGCATCAGAACAGTCTTAA
- the fabD gene encoding ACP S-malonyltransferase, translating into MKKTAILFPGQGSQFIGMGQQFIEQDQDAAAIMDLAEKISGFPLKQLSFEGPLKDLTRVLYLQPALTVVNLICYQQLLKLVPGLQPAFFAGHSLGEYSALYGAGVLSLEDTLALVTKRGELMEREGAANPGGMRAVLGLSIDEVKEVLAGYEGNGVAVVANHNTGAQIVLSGDEEGLQGVGALCSEKGAKVIPLKVSVANHSPLVAGAVDDFAAFMENITFAAPKVPVLFNVTGEKETDPAVIKSIMARQIASTVCWLPSIEQMVKEGVEVFVELGPKNVLTGMMKKILPKGAGITCLQADSPEGLAKVAEVLGEQ; encoded by the coding sequence ATGAAAAAAACAGCAATTCTTTTTCCGGGACAGGGGTCCCAGTTTATTGGTATGGGGCAGCAGTTCATCGAGCAGGATCAGGACGCGGCAGCGATCATGGACCTTGCTGAGAAGATCTCCGGCTTCCCCTTAAAACAACTCAGCTTTGAAGGGCCTCTCAAAGATTTGACCCGGGTACTCTACCTGCAGCCCGCTCTGACAGTGGTCAATCTTATCTGTTATCAGCAGTTACTTAAACTGGTGCCTGGCCTGCAGCCTGCCTTTTTTGCCGGCCACTCTCTGGGTGAGTATTCCGCGCTCTACGGTGCAGGGGTGCTGAGCCTTGAGGACACGCTTGCCCTGGTCACAAAACGTGGCGAGTTGATGGAGCGTGAAGGTGCGGCCAACCCCGGAGGTATGCGGGCTGTTCTCGGTCTGAGCATTGACGAGGTCAAGGAAGTTCTCGCTGGCTATGAGGGTAACGGTGTCGCGGTTGTGGCCAACCACAATACCGGAGCACAGATCGTTCTCTCAGGGGATGAAGAGGGGCTGCAAGGGGTAGGCGCGCTCTGCTCCGAAAAGGGCGCCAAGGTGATTCCGCTCAAGGTGAGCGTGGCAAACCACAGCCCCCTGGTAGCCGGTGCAGTGGATGATTTCGCCGCCTTCATGGAAAATATCACTTTTGCAGCTCCCAAGGTGCCGGTACTTTTCAATGTAACCGGAGAAAAAGAGACCGATCCTGCCGTGATTAAATCCATTATGGCCCGCCAGATCGCCTCCACGGTTTGCTGGTTACCCTCCATCGAGCAGATGGTCAAGGAAGGGGTTGAAGTCTTTGTCGAGCTGGGTCCTAAAAACGTTCTTACTGGAATGATGAAGAAAATTCTGCCTAAAGGTGCGGGGATAACCTGCCTCCAGGCAGACAGTCCGGAAGGACTTGCCAAGGTGGCCGAGGTGCTGGGGGAACAATAA